GCGCCTGCTCAACGGCACGCACGAAGCGCGCGCCCACTACAGAACCCATTGAGCCGCCCATAAAGGAGAACTCAAACGCCGCTGCGACAACCGGCATCTCGTGCAGAGTGCCTTTCATCACGACCAGAGCGTCTTTCTCGCCGGTCTCTTTCTGTGCAGAGGCCAGACGGTCTTTGTATTTTTTGGAGTCACGGAACTTCAGCACATCTTTCGGCTCAAGCTCGCTGCCCAGTTCAACCAGAGAACCTTCATCCAGCAGGCTATGCAGGCGATTACGCGCCGACATACGCATGTGGTGATCGCACTTCGGACAAACTTCCAGATTACGCTCCAGCTCGGCGCGGTACAGAACCTGGCCACAGCTGTCACATTTCGTCCACACCCCTTCAGGAATACTCGCTTTGCGGGTTGGGGTGATATTGCTTTTAATTCGTTCAATCCAGCTCATTGATAACCTTTCTGCCTGAACCAGGTTTGCTGCAAGGGGCGCATAATGCCATTTTTGCCCCCGACAGACCATGAATGTTGCACATTAAAACATAACAGCCCGAAACTTTGGATAAAAAAGTGGTCGAACCGCAGTCGTGCTTTTATTTTGCTTGTTTTGCCGCCGCGCGTCGGTGACGAATCACTTCGATGACGCCTGGCAGAATCGAAACCACAATAATCCCTACGATCAGCAGCTTAAGGTTTTCCTGGATCATAGGAATGGTGCCGAAGAAATAGCCCGCGTAGGTAAAGCTCAGCACCCATAACAGCGCACCGGTGACGTTATAGAGCGCAAACTGACGGTACGACATGTGGCCCATACCCGCAACAAAGGGGGCAAAGGTTCTGACGATGGGCACAAAACGGGCGAGAATAATCGTTTTGCCGCCGTGTTTTTCATAAAACGCATGGGTTTTATCGAGATAGCTGCGACGGAAAATCTTCGAATCCGGGTTACTGAACAACCGATCGCCAAAAAGCCGACCTATAGTGTAGTTCACCGCATCGCCAAGGATCGCGGCGATAAGCATCAGCACGACCATCAGATGCACGTTGATATCGTTGGTTTCCAGCGACGCCAGCGCCCCCGCCACGAACAGCAGCGAATCGCCCGGTAAGAACGGCGTCACCACCAGACCGGTTTCACAAAACAGGATCAGGAACAGAATGGCATACACCCAGACGCCATAATCGGCGACCAGCTCTGCCAGGTGAACATCAATATGCAGAATGAAATCAATCAGAAAGCGAATAAAATCCATATTGTCTAAACCTTAATTGCCACGGCTATCAGTCCGCTAAAAACAGCGGGCCCATTGGCGGTTTTGGAAGGTCAAATCGATCCGGGTAATCCACCGAGACCAGATACAGCCCTTCCGCTTTCGCCGTTGCTGCCGCCAGCGTTCTGTCCTTCGCTGCCAGCAACTCTGCAATCCAGCTCTCCGGCTGGTGTCCGGCGCCTACTTCCATCAGGCTGCCTGTAATATTCCTGACCATATGATGAACAAAAGCGTTCGCTTTGATATCCACCACCACATACGCGCCATGACGGCTGACGTTAATGTGCATCACGTTGCGCCACGGGGTACGCGACTGGCACTGGACGGCACGAAAAGAGGTGAAGTCGTTCTCGC
This DNA window, taken from Leclercia adecarboxylata, encodes the following:
- a CDS encoding DedA family protein encodes the protein MDFIRFLIDFILHIDVHLAELVADYGVWVYAILFLILFCETGLVVTPFLPGDSLLFVAGALASLETNDINVHLMVVLMLIAAILGDAVNYTIGRLFGDRLFSNPDSKIFRRSYLDKTHAFYEKHGGKTIILARFVPIVRTFAPFVAGMGHMSYRQFALYNVTGALLWVLSFTYAGYFFGTIPMIQENLKLLIVGIIVVSILPGVIEVIRHRRAAAKQAK